The following coding sequences lie in one Variovorax terrae genomic window:
- the ppsR gene encoding posphoenolpyruvate synthetase regulatory kinase/phosphorylase PpsR: MHTRTVFFISDGTGITAEAFGNAILAQFEMEPRHVRLPFIDTVDKAHQAVRQINHTAEVEGNKPIVFTTLVNMEVLRVVQNGCKGMLLDMFGTFVQPLEKELGIKSLHRVGRFSDVSKSKAYHDRIEAINFSLAHDDGQSNRDLEGSDVILVGVSRSGKTPTSLYLAMQHGLKAANYPLIPEDFERRQLPPALVAHRKKIFGLTINPERLSEIRNERRPDSRYASLENCRMEVSEAEAMMRRAGIRWLSTTTKSIEEIATTILQEIQPGRLVY, from the coding sequence ATGCACACCCGCACCGTGTTCTTCATTTCCGACGGCACCGGCATCACCGCCGAGGCCTTCGGCAACGCCATCCTCGCCCAGTTCGAGATGGAGCCGCGCCACGTGCGCCTGCCCTTCATCGACACCGTGGACAAGGCCCACCAGGCGGTGCGCCAGATCAACCACACGGCCGAGGTCGAGGGCAACAAGCCCATCGTCTTCACCACGCTGGTCAACATGGAGGTGCTCCGGGTGGTGCAGAACGGCTGCAAGGGCATGCTGCTGGACATGTTCGGCACCTTCGTGCAGCCGCTGGAGAAGGAGCTGGGCATCAAGTCGCTGCACCGCGTGGGCCGCTTCTCGGACGTGAGCAAGAGCAAGGCCTACCACGACCGCATCGAGGCCATCAACTTCAGCCTGGCACACGACGACGGCCAGTCCAACCGCGACCTGGAGGGCTCGGACGTGATCCTGGTCGGCGTGAGCCGCAGCGGCAAGACGCCGACCTCGCTCTACTTGGCCATGCAGCACGGCCTGAAGGCCGCCAACTACCCGCTGATCCCCGAGGATTTCGAGCGCCGCCAGCTGCCGCCGGCCCTGGTGGCGCACCGCAAGAAGATCTTCGGGCTGACCATCAACCCCGAGCGGCTGTCGGAAATCCGCAACGAGCGCCGCCCGGACTCCCGCTACGCCAGCCTGGAGAACTGCCGCATGGAGGTCAGCGAGGCCGAGGCCATGATGCGGCGCGCCGGCATCCGCTGGCTGTCCACCACCACCAAGTCGATCGAGGAGATCGCCACCACCATCCTGCAGGAAATCCAGCCGGGCCGGCTGGTGTATTGA
- a CDS encoding heme ABC transporter ATP-binding protein — MTLRCREAGATAGGKTLLEGATVEFQPGRLTAILGPNGAGKSTLLSLLGGQRRPCRGAVQLDGIDLQAHAPQALALRRAVMPQESAVAFEFTAREVVELGRFPHRRRPSRHEDGIVPQAMEATGVAALAGRVLNTLSGGEKARVHLARALAQVWEARPDGAARWLLLDEPTAALDLAHQHHALRLLRGWAREEGVGVVAVLHDLNLALRYADDVVVLRNGAACRAGPAATVLEQALIARVWGVDCRSVAGADGVVQYLFG, encoded by the coding sequence ATGACGCTGCGATGCCGCGAGGCCGGCGCCACCGCCGGCGGCAAGACCTTGCTGGAGGGCGCCACGGTGGAGTTCCAGCCGGGCCGCCTGACGGCGATTCTCGGCCCCAATGGCGCCGGCAAGTCGACGCTGCTGTCGCTGCTCGGCGGCCAGCGGCGGCCTTGCCGCGGCGCGGTGCAGCTCGACGGCATCGACCTGCAGGCCCATGCGCCGCAGGCGCTGGCCCTGCGCCGCGCCGTGATGCCGCAGGAGAGCGCGGTGGCGTTCGAGTTCACGGCGCGCGAGGTGGTCGAGCTCGGGCGCTTTCCGCACCGCCGCCGGCCCAGCCGGCACGAGGACGGCATCGTGCCGCAGGCGATGGAGGCCACCGGCGTGGCCGCGCTGGCGGGGCGCGTGCTGAACACGCTGTCGGGCGGCGAGAAGGCCCGGGTGCACCTGGCCCGCGCGCTGGCGCAGGTGTGGGAGGCGCGGCCCGACGGCGCGGCGCGCTGGCTGCTGCTGGACGAGCCCACGGCCGCGCTCGACCTGGCGCACCAGCACCACGCGCTGCGGCTGCTGCGCGGCTGGGCGCGGGAGGAGGGCGTGGGTGTAGTGGCCGTGCTGCACGACCTCAACCTCGCGCTGCGCTATGCCGACGATGTGGTGGTGCTGCGCAACGGCGCGGCCTGCCGGGCCGGGCCGGCGGCAACGGTGCTGGAGCAGGCGCTGATCGCCAGGGTCTGGGGCGTGGACTGCCGCAGCGTGGCGGGGGCCGACGGGGTGGTGCAGTACCTGTTTGGCTGA
- a CDS encoding FecCD family ABC transporter permease: protein MSLRLSSRVVLLLGGLLVAAAFIAGSARGAYTITPGQWWALLGNLFAGGASPSPEHLVFVNIRLPRLLLGMAAGAGLGMAGALMQGLFRNPLADPGLIGISSGAALAAGVTIVLGSWWFPELPRTLGSWTLVLMAFLGGLAVTLLIYALSQSQGGTRMGLMLLAGVAINALAGAGLGLLSFMASDEQLRSLQFWLLGSLGGARWSAVALVAGVVLAAVCAGLAWARPLNAIALGEPQAALLGVDVERVKRRVVAVTALAVGAVTATTGIIGFVGLIAPHWVRLIAGPDHRVVLPGSALLGAALVLAADAVARTVAQPAELPLGVLTAFIGVPMFLVMLRRFRSQV, encoded by the coding sequence ATGAGCCTGCGGCTGTCTTCCAGGGTCGTGCTGCTGCTCGGCGGCCTGCTGGTGGCGGCGGCGTTCATCGCCGGCAGCGCGCGCGGCGCCTACACCATCACGCCCGGGCAATGGTGGGCCCTGCTGGGCAACCTGTTCGCGGGCGGCGCCAGCCCGTCGCCGGAGCACCTGGTGTTCGTCAACATCCGGCTGCCGCGCCTGCTGCTGGGCATGGCGGCCGGGGCGGGCCTGGGCATGGCGGGGGCCTTGATGCAGGGCCTGTTCCGCAATCCGCTGGCCGATCCGGGGCTGATCGGCATCAGCAGCGGCGCGGCGCTGGCGGCCGGCGTCACCATCGTGCTGGGCAGCTGGTGGTTTCCCGAGCTGCCGCGCACGCTGGGCAGCTGGACGCTGGTGCTGATGGCCTTCCTGGGCGGACTGGCGGTGACGCTGCTGATCTACGCGCTGTCGCAAAGCCAGGGCGGCACGCGCATGGGGCTGATGCTGCTGGCCGGCGTGGCGATCAATGCGCTGGCGGGGGCGGGCCTTGGCCTGCTGAGCTTCATGGCCAGCGACGAGCAGTTGCGCAGCCTGCAGTTCTGGCTGCTCGGCAGCCTGGGCGGCGCACGCTGGAGCGCCGTGGCGCTGGTGGCGGGCGTGGTGCTGGCGGCGGTCTGCGCCGGCCTGGCCTGGGCCCGGCCGCTCAACGCCATCGCCCTGGGCGAGCCGCAGGCGGCGCTGCTGGGCGTCGATGTCGAGCGCGTCAAGCGCCGCGTGGTGGCGGTCACGGCGCTGGCAGTGGGCGCGGTCACCGCCACCACCGGCATCATCGGCTTCGTCGGATTGATCGCGCCGCACTGGGTGCGGCTGATCGCCGGGCCGGACCACCGCGTGGTGCTGCCGGGCTCGGCCCTGCTCGGGGCGGCGCTGGTGCTGGCGGCCGACGCGGTGGCGCGCACCGTGGCCCAGCCGGCCGAGCTGCCGCTGGGCGTGCTGACCGCCTTCATCGGCGTGCCGATGTTCCTCGTGATGCTGCGGCGCTTCAGGAGCCAGGTATGA
- a CDS encoding VOC family protein, with the protein MSAGELPGTAARPVLATPRLARALAHYREVLGFELLQEIPGVLGFVRGAGITLQLWQRPGPVQPVRCRVPLDGAPGAIFESHARLARQSRGCVSQAPRLRPWGAWEFSLTDGDGHCITLAQWAAADARAPAGLPSRGLEGRP; encoded by the coding sequence ATGAGCGCGGGCGAGCTGCCGGGCACCGCGGCGCGGCCGGTGCTGGCCACGCCGCGGCTGGCGCGGGCGCTGGCGCACTACCGCGAGGTGCTGGGCTTCGAGCTGCTGCAGGAGATTCCCGGCGTGCTGGGTTTCGTCCGCGGCGCGGGCATCACGCTGCAGCTGTGGCAGCGCCCCGGCCCCGTTCAGCCGGTCCGTTGCCGCGTGCCGCTGGACGGTGCGCCCGGCGCCATTTTCGAATCGCATGCCCGGCTGGCCCGCCAGTCGCGCGGCTGCGTCAGCCAGGCGCCTCGCCTGCGGCCCTGGGGCGCCTGGGAGTTCAGCCTGACGGATGGGGACGGCCATTGCATCACGCTGGCCCAGTGGGCTGCTGCCGATGCGCGGGCGCCGGCCGGGCTGCCTTCCCGAGGGCTGGAGGGCCGGCCATGA
- a CDS encoding heme/hemin ABC transporter substrate-binding protein, giving the protein MSAPARPSLLPNLPRRRAALGLLSAPLLGALAAQATAQTPAPPRLVTVSGAITEVVYALGAESQLVGTDTTSLFPAAALQTPKVGYMRQLSAEGLLSLRPDALIATTEAGPPVVIDQVRSAGVRVELIQADHSWAEVQRKVQAVGRAAAREGRARELQARLDGEWAGVQREVARAQRRPPRVLFILSHSASPQVAGTQTAASAMIGLAGGLNVMGAFAGYRPMTAEAMASAAPDVIVTTTQGLDAQGGAEKFWQRPELALTPAYRRRALVAMDALLLLGFGPRLPAAVRELHDKMVAGA; this is encoded by the coding sequence ATGAGCGCACCGGCCAGACCCTCCCTGCTGCCGAATCTTCCGCGCCGGCGCGCCGCGCTGGGCCTGCTGTCGGCGCCCCTGCTGGGGGCGCTGGCGGCGCAGGCCACGGCCCAGACCCCGGCGCCGCCGCGCCTGGTGACCGTCAGCGGCGCCATCACCGAGGTGGTGTACGCGCTCGGCGCCGAATCGCAGCTCGTCGGCACCGACACCACCAGCCTGTTTCCCGCGGCGGCGCTGCAGACGCCCAAGGTGGGCTACATGCGCCAGCTGTCGGCCGAGGGGCTGCTCTCGCTGCGGCCCGATGCGCTGATCGCCACCACCGAAGCCGGGCCGCCCGTGGTGATCGACCAGGTGCGCAGCGCCGGCGTGCGGGTGGAGCTGATCCAGGCTGACCACAGCTGGGCCGAGGTGCAGCGCAAGGTCCAGGCCGTGGGCCGGGCTGCGGCGCGCGAGGGCCGGGCGCGCGAACTGCAGGCGCGGCTGGACGGCGAATGGGCCGGCGTGCAGCGCGAGGTGGCGCGCGCGCAGCGCCGCCCGCCGCGCGTGCTGTTCATCCTCTCGCACAGCGCCAGCCCGCAGGTTGCGGGCACCCAGACCGCGGCCAGCGCCATGATCGGCCTGGCCGGCGGCCTGAACGTGATGGGCGCCTTCGCGGGCTACCGCCCCATGACGGCCGAGGCCATGGCCAGCGCCGCACCCGACGTGATCGTGACCACCACCCAGGGCCTCGACGCCCAGGGCGGCGCCGAGAAGTTCTGGCAGCGCCCCGAGCTGGCGCTGACGCCGGCCTACCGGCGCCGGGCGCTGGTGGCGATGGATGCGCTGCTGCTGCTGGGCTTCGGCCCGCGCCTGCCGGCGGCCGTGCGCGAGCTGCACGACAAGATGGTGGCCGGCGCATGA
- a CDS encoding hemin-degrading factor encodes MSAALLTLPSAATIRERFSAARSAGRRAREAAHSLGLSEGAAIAAHAGTHDHALKAMPLRGPWVEILQALEFCGPLLALTRNESTVHEKTGIYQKVSVNGHVGLALGDDIDLRLFFHQWHAGFAVLEPANDPARPPTQSLQFFNAQGGAVHKAYVREASDRDAFNAVVAQFAQPGAGYVFTPAAAREAARPDAAIDAPGLAEAWAGMRDTHEFFGLTQKFGVERQQSFRLVQGRFAWPAGRDAVHRLLDEAAMDGTPIMVFVGSGGCIQIHSGPVKRVEPLATPGGAQWINVLDPGFNLHLREDLIAHAWIVEKPTSDGVVTSVEAFDHEGGLMAMFFGARKPGVPEREAWRGLVRRLPRLEAAAA; translated from the coding sequence ATGAGCGCGGCCCTGCTGACCTTGCCCAGCGCCGCCACGATCCGCGAGCGCTTCAGCGCCGCACGCAGCGCGGGCCGGCGCGCCCGGGAGGCCGCGCACAGCCTGGGGCTGAGCGAAGGCGCGGCCATCGCCGCCCACGCCGGCACGCACGACCATGCCCTCAAGGCCATGCCGCTGCGCGGCCCCTGGGTCGAGATTCTGCAGGCGCTGGAGTTCTGCGGACCGCTGCTGGCGCTCACGCGGAACGAATCCACGGTGCACGAGAAGACCGGCATCTACCAGAAGGTGTCGGTGAACGGGCATGTGGGCCTGGCGCTGGGCGACGACATCGACCTGCGCCTGTTCTTCCACCAGTGGCATGCCGGCTTCGCGGTGCTGGAGCCTGCCAACGATCCGGCCCGGCCGCCTACGCAAAGCCTGCAGTTCTTCAATGCGCAGGGCGGGGCGGTGCACAAGGCGTATGTGCGCGAGGCCAGCGACCGCGATGCCTTCAACGCCGTGGTGGCGCAGTTCGCCCAGCCCGGCGCGGGCTACGTGTTCACGCCGGCCGCGGCGCGCGAGGCCGCTCGGCCCGACGCGGCCATCGACGCGCCGGGACTGGCCGAGGCCTGGGCCGGCATGCGCGACACGCACGAGTTCTTCGGCCTGACCCAGAAGTTCGGCGTCGAGCGGCAGCAGAGCTTTCGCCTGGTGCAGGGGCGCTTTGCGTGGCCGGCGGGCCGCGATGCGGTGCACCGCCTGCTCGACGAGGCGGCGATGGACGGCACGCCCATCATGGTGTTCGTCGGCAGCGGCGGCTGCATCCAGATCCACAGCGGCCCGGTGAAACGCGTCGAGCCGCTGGCCACGCCGGGCGGCGCGCAATGGATCAACGTGCTCGATCCGGGATTCAACCTGCACCTGCGCGAAGACCTGATCGCCCATGCCTGGATCGTGGAGAAGCCCACCAGCGACGGCGTGGTCACCTCGGTCGAGGCCTTCGACCATGAGGGCGGGCTCATGGCGATGTTCTTCGGCGCGCGCAAGCCCGGCGTGCCCGAGCGCGAGGCCTGGCGCGGCCTGGTGCGCAGGCTGCCCCGGCTGGAGGCGGCTGCGGCATGA
- a CDS encoding TonB-dependent hemoglobin/transferrin/lactoferrin family receptor, with the protein MAYPVSLFRFRMRQLPWLVALACGPIVQAQTVPAQQVALGASTLREVVVSGSRSEQLGDELPASLDVINAKELEEGQIRDIRDAAKNLPNVSVKRAPARFSLAAGNTGRDGNAGFNIRGLDGNRVLLMVDGIRVPRSYVFSANAFGRDYFDIGLVHRIEVIRGPASALYGSDGMAGLVNFITHEPADFLRPGKTLGGQASMGYSGDDKGVWLGGTVAGRANEVVDWLLSTRVNRGQGLANMGTNDAPNADRTMPNPERDRGGSLLGKLVIKPGGGQKHTLTFEHVDKKASYNLLSAVAKPPLAATSTIASDSYTTLDRSRLTWDARYRPDAAWADHLQTVLSYQTAGSREYVFEDRNTAADRVRDTTYDEKTLQANVQAEKMLRSPGGWSQKITYGLDYTSTRVTNLQTGLTPPAGETFPLKRFPDTRESSSAVYLQDEFIANDWSITPGVRVDRFKLKADQAGFVPVAASLSGSAVSPKLGVLFRATPQWSVFGNYASGFKAPNANQVNGFFENITAFYKTIPNPALKPEKSRNIEVGARGRLDRLTLDVAAFTGRYSELIEDARQVGGAGVPGNPTVFQSVNIGQARISGFEVKGSMDWGRVAGGQLSTPFAYGRTRGKDLTTGKPLNSIDPARLNLGVKYATPAWDLRLDAIHRSAKSASDIDSASLVTPPATQFTVPAATTLDLSGQWRIRRDLRLNAGIRNLTNKKYWNWSDVRGLSAASTVTDAYTQPGRYLSVSLVADF; encoded by the coding sequence GTGGCATACCCCGTCTCGCTCTTCCGTTTCCGCATGCGCCAGCTGCCGTGGCTGGTGGCCTTGGCCTGCGGCCCCATCGTGCAGGCCCAGACCGTGCCCGCGCAGCAGGTGGCGCTGGGCGCCTCGACCCTGAGGGAGGTGGTGGTCAGCGGATCGCGCAGCGAACAGCTCGGCGATGAGCTGCCGGCATCGCTCGACGTCATCAACGCGAAGGAGCTGGAGGAGGGGCAGATCCGCGACATCCGCGATGCCGCGAAGAACCTGCCCAATGTGTCGGTCAAGCGGGCGCCGGCGCGGTTCTCGCTGGCGGCGGGCAACACCGGGCGCGACGGCAACGCCGGCTTCAACATCCGCGGGCTGGACGGCAACCGCGTGCTGCTGATGGTCGACGGCATCCGCGTGCCGCGCAGCTATGTCTTCAGCGCCAATGCGTTCGGGCGCGACTACTTCGACATCGGCCTCGTGCATCGCATCGAGGTGATACGGGGCCCGGCGTCGGCGCTCTACGGCTCCGACGGCATGGCCGGGCTGGTGAACTTCATCACCCATGAGCCGGCCGATTTCCTGCGGCCGGGCAAGACGCTGGGCGGACAGGCCAGCATGGGCTATAGCGGCGACGACAAGGGCGTCTGGCTCGGCGGCACGGTGGCCGGCCGCGCGAATGAGGTGGTCGACTGGCTGCTGAGCACCCGCGTCAACCGGGGCCAGGGCCTGGCCAACATGGGCACCAACGACGCGCCCAATGCGGACCGCACCATGCCCAATCCCGAGCGCGACCGCGGCGGCTCGCTGCTGGGCAAGCTGGTCATCAAGCCGGGCGGCGGGCAAAAGCACACGCTGACGTTCGAGCATGTGGACAAGAAGGCGAGCTACAACCTGCTGTCGGCGGTGGCCAAGCCGCCGCTGGCGGCCACCTCCACCATCGCGTCGGATTCGTACACCACGCTGGACCGCAGCCGCCTGACCTGGGATGCGCGCTACCGGCCGGACGCGGCCTGGGCCGACCACCTGCAGACCGTGTTGAGCTACCAGACGGCGGGCTCGCGCGAGTATGTGTTCGAGGACCGCAACACGGCCGCCGACCGGGTGCGCGACACCACCTACGACGAGAAGACGCTGCAGGCCAACGTGCAGGCCGAGAAGATGCTGCGCTCGCCGGGCGGCTGGTCGCAGAAGATCACCTACGGGCTGGACTACACGAGCACCCGCGTCACCAACCTGCAGACCGGCCTCACGCCGCCGGCGGGCGAGACCTTTCCGCTCAAGCGCTTTCCGGACACCCGGGAGTCCAGCTCGGCCGTCTACCTGCAGGACGAGTTCATCGCCAACGACTGGAGCATCACGCCCGGCGTGCGCGTGGACCGCTTCAAGCTCAAGGCCGACCAGGCCGGCTTCGTGCCGGTGGCCGCCTCGCTCTCGGGCTCGGCGGTCTCGCCCAAGCTCGGCGTGCTGTTCCGCGCCACGCCGCAATGGAGCGTGTTCGGCAACTACGCCTCGGGGTTCAAGGCGCCCAATGCCAACCAGGTCAACGGCTTCTTCGAGAACATCACCGCCTTCTACAAGACCATTCCCAATCCCGCGCTCAAGCCCGAGAAGAGCCGCAACATCGAGGTGGGCGCGCGCGGCCGGCTGGACCGGCTGACGCTGGACGTCGCGGCCTTCACCGGCCGCTACTCCGAGTTGATCGAGGATGCGCGCCAGGTGGGCGGCGCGGGCGTGCCGGGCAATCCCACGGTGTTCCAGTCGGTCAACATCGGCCAGGCGCGCATCAGCGGCTTCGAGGTCAAGGGCAGCATGGACTGGGGCCGCGTGGCTGGCGGCCAGCTCAGCACGCCGTTCGCCTATGGCCGCACCCGCGGCAAGGACCTGACGACCGGCAAGCCGCTCAACTCCATCGATCCGGCCCGCCTCAACCTGGGCGTGAAGTACGCAACCCCGGCCTGGGACCTGCGCCTGGACGCCATCCACCGCTCGGCCAAGAGCGCCTCGGACATCGACAGCGCCTCGCTGGTCACGCCGCCGGCCACCCAGTTCACCGTGCCGGCCGCCACCACGCTGGACCTGAGCGGGCAGTGGCGCATCCGCCGCGACCTGCGCCTGAACGCCGGCATCCGCAACCTGACCAACAAGAAGTACTGGAACTGGAGCGACGTGCGCGGGCTGTCTGCCGCCTCCACGGTGACGGACGCCTACACCCAGCCCGGCCGCTATCTCAGCGTGTCGCTGGTGGCCGATTTCTGA
- the ahpF gene encoding alkyl hydroperoxide reductase subunit F, with translation MLDDNLKTQLKAYLERLTRPVELVASLDDSEASRELQALLQDIQGLSDKVSVIEKADSAQRKPSFLITNPGQDTGLRFAGVPLGHEFTSLVLALLHVGGHPSKEAADTIEQIRSLDGDFHFETYYSLSCHNCPDVVQALNLMSVLNPRITHTAIDGGLFQNEIAEREVMGVPTVFLNGERFGQGRMELGEIVSRIDQGAVAREAAKLTAKEAFDVLIVGGGPAGAAAAVYAARKGIRTGIAAERFGGQVLDTVDIENFISVQKTEGPQFAAALERHVRDYEVDLMNLQRATALAPAGTAGGLIEVKLDSGATLRSRTVILSTGARWRNMNVPGEEQYRTKGVTYCPHCDGPLFKGKRVAVIGGGNSGVEAAIDLAGIVAHVTLLEFAGELKADAVLQRKLKSLANVEVILNAQTTEVNGDGSRVTGITYKDRTSDDIRQIALEGIFVQIGLLPNTDWLKGTVELSRHGEIIVDAHGRTSLPGVFAAGDATTVPYKQIVIAAGDGAKAALSAFDHLIRTSAPAA, from the coding sequence ATGCTGGACGACAACCTCAAGACCCAACTCAAAGCCTATCTGGAACGCCTGACCCGCCCGGTCGAGCTGGTGGCTTCGCTGGACGACAGTGAGGCTTCGCGCGAGCTGCAGGCGCTGCTGCAGGACATCCAGGGCCTGTCCGACAAGGTCAGCGTGATCGAGAAGGCCGACTCGGCCCAGCGCAAGCCCTCGTTCCTGATCACCAACCCTGGCCAGGACACCGGCCTGCGTTTCGCCGGCGTGCCGCTGGGCCATGAATTCACCTCCCTCGTGCTGGCGCTGCTGCACGTGGGCGGCCATCCCTCGAAAGAGGCGGCCGACACCATCGAGCAGATCAGGAGCCTCGACGGCGACTTCCACTTTGAAACCTACTACTCGCTGAGCTGCCACAACTGCCCCGACGTGGTGCAGGCACTGAACCTGATGAGCGTGCTCAACCCGCGCATCACGCACACGGCCATCGACGGCGGTCTGTTCCAGAACGAGATCGCCGAGCGCGAAGTGATGGGCGTGCCCACCGTGTTCCTCAACGGCGAGCGCTTCGGCCAGGGGCGCATGGAGCTGGGCGAGATCGTTTCCAGGATCGACCAGGGTGCCGTCGCCCGCGAAGCCGCCAAGCTCACCGCCAAGGAGGCGTTCGACGTGCTCATCGTCGGTGGCGGCCCGGCCGGCGCCGCGGCCGCCGTGTATGCGGCGCGCAAGGGCATCCGCACCGGCATCGCGGCCGAGCGTTTCGGCGGCCAGGTGCTCGACACCGTGGACATCGAGAACTTCATCTCGGTGCAGAAGACCGAAGGCCCGCAGTTCGCCGCCGCGCTGGAGCGCCACGTGCGCGACTACGAGGTGGACCTGATGAACCTGCAGCGCGCCACGGCCCTGGCGCCCGCCGGCACCGCAGGCGGCCTGATCGAGGTCAAGCTCGACAGCGGCGCGACGCTGCGCTCGCGGACCGTGATCCTGTCCACCGGCGCGCGCTGGCGCAACATGAACGTGCCCGGCGAAGAGCAATACCGCACCAAGGGCGTGACCTACTGCCCGCATTGCGACGGCCCGCTGTTCAAGGGCAAGCGCGTGGCGGTGATCGGCGGCGGCAACTCGGGCGTCGAGGCTGCCATCGACCTCGCCGGCATCGTGGCCCATGTCACGCTGCTGGAATTCGCCGGCGAGCTCAAGGCCGATGCCGTGCTGCAGCGCAAGCTCAAGAGCCTGGCCAACGTCGAGGTGATCCTGAATGCGCAGACCACGGAAGTGAATGGCGACGGCAGCCGCGTCACTGGCATCACCTACAAGGACCGCACCAGTGACGACATCAGGCAGATCGCGCTCGAAGGCATCTTCGTGCAGATCGGCCTGCTGCCCAACACCGACTGGCTCAAGGGCACCGTCGAGCTGTCGCGGCACGGCGAAATCATCGTGGACGCGCATGGCCGCACCTCGCTGCCGGGCGTGTTCGCGGCGGGCGACGCCACCACCGTGCCGTACAAGCAGATCGTCATTGCCGCCGGCGACGGCGCGAAGGCTGCGCTGAGCGCCTTCGATCACCTGATCCGGACGTCGGCGCCGGCCGCCTGA
- the ahpC gene encoding alkyl hydroperoxide reductase subunit C, protein MSLINTEVKPFKTEAFHNGKFVTVTNESLKGKWSVVIFMPAAFTFNCPTEVEDAADNYAEFQKAGAEVYIVTTDTHFSHKVWHETSPAVGKAKFPLVGDPTHQLTHAFDVHIAEEGLALRGTFVINPDGVIKTMEVHSNEIARDVKETLRKLKAAQYTAAHPGEVCPAKWNEGAKTIAPSLDLVGKI, encoded by the coding sequence ATGTCCCTCATCAATACCGAAGTCAAACCTTTCAAGACCGAAGCCTTCCACAACGGCAAGTTCGTGACCGTGACCAACGAAAGCCTCAAGGGCAAGTGGTCCGTGGTGATCTTCATGCCGGCCGCCTTCACCTTCAACTGCCCGACCGAAGTCGAAGACGCCGCCGACAACTACGCCGAATTCCAGAAGGCCGGCGCCGAGGTCTACATCGTCACGACCGACACGCACTTCTCGCACAAGGTATGGCACGAAACCTCCCCCGCCGTGGGCAAGGCCAAATTCCCGCTGGTGGGCGACCCCACGCACCAACTGACCCACGCATTTGACGTGCACATCGCCGAAGAGGGTCTGGCTCTGCGCGGCACCTTCGTCATCAATCCCGATGGCGTCATCAAGACCATGGAAGTGCATTCCAACGAGATCGCCCGCGACGTGAAGGAAACCCTGCGCAAGCTCAAGGCGGCCCAGTACACCGCCGCCCACCCCGGTGAAGTCTGCCCCGCCAAGTGGAACGAAGGCGCCAAGACCATCGCCCCTTCGCTGGACCTGGTCGGCAAGATCTAA
- the bfr gene encoding bacterioferritin has translation MKGDAKVIEHLQAQLKNELTAINQYFLHYRMLKHWGLDKLAKKEYEESIGEMKHADKLMDRIFMLDGLPNLQDLAKLLVGEDVPEILNCDLQSEQGAQATIKAGIAHCESVRDYVSRDLLQEILDDTEEHIDFLETQIELVGKVGLQNYLQSQMGELS, from the coding sequence ATGAAGGGCGACGCCAAAGTCATCGAGCATCTGCAGGCGCAACTGAAGAATGAGCTCACGGCCATCAACCAGTACTTCCTGCACTACCGCATGCTCAAGCACTGGGGCCTGGACAAGCTGGCCAAGAAGGAATACGAGGAATCCATCGGCGAGATGAAGCACGCCGACAAGCTGATGGACCGCATCTTCATGCTCGACGGCCTGCCCAACCTCCAGGATCTGGCCAAGCTGCTGGTGGGCGAGGACGTGCCGGAAATCCTGAACTGCGACCTCCAGAGCGAGCAAGGCGCGCAAGCCACCATCAAGGCCGGCATTGCCCATTGCGAGAGCGTGCGCGACTACGTCTCGCGCGACCTGTTGCAGGAAATCCTCGACGACACCGAGGAGCACATCGACTTCCTGGAAACCCAGATCGAACTGGTCGGCAAGGTCGGCCTGCAGAACTACCTGCAAAGCCAGATGGGCGAGCTGAGCTGA